Proteins encoded in a region of the Triticum dicoccoides isolate Atlit2015 ecotype Zavitan chromosome 3A, WEW_v2.0, whole genome shotgun sequence genome:
- the LOC119271052 gene encoding Bowman-Birk type bran trypsin inhibitor-like, whose product MKTMKRCVVPSILLMLSLVAAGRPSTSTAADDVGTILLPSEGIGQAGMMATRPWKCCDRAICTESFPPMCRCMDMVEQCAATCKKCEPATSDSSRRVCNDWYHGFPGPMCTQPVATAKKKAEEEERPWKCCDFALCTRSFPPMCRCMDKVEQCAATCEKCEPATSDSSQRVCNDWYHGFPGPMCSEPVATAKKGEEEERPWKCCDLALCTRSFPPMCRCVDKVEQCAATCKKCEPATSDSSRRVCNDWYHGFPGAKCTAGGN is encoded by the exons ATGAAGACGATGAAGAGATGCGTTGTTCCTAGCATCCTGCTGATGCTTTCACTCGTCGCCGCCGGCCGTCCCTCCACGAGCACCGCCGCCGACGATGTGGGCACCATTCTCCTGCCGAGCGAAGGCATAG GCCAAGCAGGAATGATGGCGACCAGGCCGTGGAAGTGCTGCGACCGGGCCATTTGCACCGAGTCATTCCCACCGATGTGCCGCTGCATGGACATGGTCGAGCAGTGTGCTGCGACCTGCAAGAAATGCGAGCCGGCCACGTCGGACTCATCCCGCCGCGTCTGCAATGACTGGTACCATGGCTTCCCCGGGCCCATGTGCACCCAGCCTGttgcaacggcgaagaagaaggcggAAGAAGAAGAGAGGCCATGGAAATGTTGCGACTTTGCTCTGTGCACCAGGTCGTTCCCGCCGATGTGCCGCTGCATGGACAAGGTCGAGCAGTGCGCTGCGACCTGTGAGAAATGCGAGCCGGCCACGTCGGACTCATCCCAGCGCGTCTGCAACGACTGGTACCATGGCTTCCCGGGACCCATGTGCTCCGAGCCTGTTGCAACAGCgaagaagggggaagaggaagagaggccATGGAAATGCTGCGACTTGGCTCTGTGCACCAGGTCGTTCCCGCCGATGTGCCGCTGCGTGGACAAGGTCGAGCAGTGTGCTGCAACCTGCAAGAAATGCGAGCCGGCCACGTCGGACTCATCCCGCCGCGTCTGCAACGACTGGTACCACGGCTTCCCGGGGGCCAAGTGCACCGCCGGCGGTAACTAG
- the LOC119271053 gene encoding Bowman-Birk type trypsin inhibitor TI1-like, with amino-acid sequence MEMRRCSIPSILLMLSLGAALLIAGHPSVADEASAILLPSQDKDQVVMATPRPWKCCDVTVCTSSIPPTCSCQDVVDNCAPTCEDCNGYVHPPRRVCLDRYTGDPGPRCTDAGAGGN; translated from the exons ATGGAGATGAGGAGATGCAGTATTCCTAGCATCCTGCTGATGCTTTCACTGGGGGCAGCCCTCCTCATCGCCGGCCACCCCTCCGTCGCCGACGAGGCGAGCGCCATTCTCCTGCCAAGCCAAGACAAAG ACCAAGTGGTCATGGCGACACCCAGGCCGTGGAAGTGCTGCGACGTGACCGTCTGCACCAGTTCGATCCCGCCGACGTGCAGCTGCCAGGACGTGGTCGACAACTGTGCTCCAACCTGCGAGGACTGCAATGGTTATGTGCACCCACCCCGCCGCGTTTGCCTAGACCGTTACACCGGCGACCCCGGGCCCAGGTGCACGGACGCCGGCGCCGGCGGTAACTGA
- the LOC119266818 gene encoding Bowman-Birk type trypsin inhibitor-like isoform X1 codes for MGMKRCILPSILLMLSLEAALLVAGRPSVDGEVGAILLPSQGQVADQQAAMAAPKRPWKCCDRARCTRSIPPICTCVDEAFECASTCKACVPSTRNPSLQVCEDQYVGDPGPICRPWECCDSAACTKTDPPTCRCGDEVERCAPTCKTCEPSTSDPSLNVCRDAYTGAIPPTCTPEAVAAGGN; via the exons ATGGGGATGAAGCGATGCATCCTTCCCAGCATCCTGCTGATGCTTTCACTGGAGGCAGccctcctcgtcgccggccgcccCTCTGTCGACGGCGAGGTGGGTGCCATTCTCCTGCCGAGCCAAGGCCAAG TTGCAGACCAGCAAGCAGCCATGGCGGCGCCGAAGAGGCCGTGGAAGTGCTGCGACCGCGCGCGGTGCACCAGGTCCATCCCGCCGATCTGCACCTGCGTGGACGAGGCGTTCGAGTGCGCCTCCACCTGCAAGGCATGCGTGCCGTCGACGCGGAACCCGTCCCTCCAGGTCTGCGAGGATCAGTACGTCGGCGACCCCGGGCCCATCTGCCGGCCGTGGGAGTGCTGCGACTCGGCCGCGTGCACCAAGACAGACCCGCCGACGTGCCGCTGCGGGGACGAGGTCGAGCGGTGCGCTCCGACCTGCAAGACCTGCGAGCCGTCCACGTCGGACCCATCCCTCAACGTCTGCAGGGACGCGTACACCGGGGCCATCCCGCCCACATGCACGCCAGAGGCGGTTGCCGCCGGCGGTAACTAG
- the LOC119266818 gene encoding Bowman-Birk type trypsin inhibitor-like isoform X2, which yields MGMKRCILPSILLMLSLEAALLVAGRPSVDGEVGAILLPSQGQDQQAAMAAPKRPWKCCDRARCTRSIPPICTCVDEAFECASTCKACVPSTRNPSLQVCEDQYVGDPGPICRPWECCDSAACTKTDPPTCRCGDEVERCAPTCKTCEPSTSDPSLNVCRDAYTGAIPPTCTPEAVAAGGN from the exons ATGGGGATGAAGCGATGCATCCTTCCCAGCATCCTGCTGATGCTTTCACTGGAGGCAGccctcctcgtcgccggccgcccCTCTGTCGACGGCGAGGTGGGTGCCATTCTCCTGCCGAGCCAAGGCCAAG ACCAGCAAGCAGCCATGGCGGCGCCGAAGAGGCCGTGGAAGTGCTGCGACCGCGCGCGGTGCACCAGGTCCATCCCGCCGATCTGCACCTGCGTGGACGAGGCGTTCGAGTGCGCCTCCACCTGCAAGGCATGCGTGCCGTCGACGCGGAACCCGTCCCTCCAGGTCTGCGAGGATCAGTACGTCGGCGACCCCGGGCCCATCTGCCGGCCGTGGGAGTGCTGCGACTCGGCCGCGTGCACCAAGACAGACCCGCCGACGTGCCGCTGCGGGGACGAGGTCGAGCGGTGCGCTCCGACCTGCAAGACCTGCGAGCCGTCCACGTCGGACCCATCCCTCAACGTCTGCAGGGACGCGTACACCGGGGCCATCCCGCCCACATGCACGCCAGAGGCGGTTGCCGCCGGCGGTAACTAG
- the LOC119271793 gene encoding ESX-1 secretion-associated protein EspK-like, translating to MPSMQQAEAGVEQRRNGPWIKMNPTAERVLTGGVRSMSLGSPRSPPLSYGSIVTVLSIEGGGVRGSSPAPSSPSSTIVASSGATSIHPNPHDRRGRRLPFRSAVSPATRGETTTRAERRRASRWRPEKAAPEDSGEGVPARLGTGEDAHGQSAAPLAARGSPASLVLGVGVIGEVGAGYDAVGSAIREPERRWAPCVSVGAGSPLRPWGQGRWSSTGCAGRSSAGARMPLRQMLVACATDHAAEGGLPPLDADEAPCPWGPRVRPPSFFATRLSLIEETKEFMATARCRDVGPEGGHSSGHHHADEHASE from the exons ATGCCATCCATGCAACAGGCGGAGGCCGGGGTGGAGCAAAGGAGAAACGGGCCTTGGATCAAGATGAATCCCACGGCTGAGCGGGTGCTCACCGGCGGTGTGCGTTCGATGTCCCTGGGGAGCCCCAGGTCTCCGCCGCTCTCCTACGGGAGCATCGTCACCGTGCTTAGCATCGAGGGGGGCGGCGTGCGTGGATCATCCCCGGCACCATCCTCACCTTCTTCAACCATCGTCGCCAGTAGCGGTGCTACGAG CATCCATCCCAATCCCCACGACCGACGCGGGCGGCGATTGCCATTCCGGTCGGCCGTTTCTCCTGCAACTCGTGGAGAGACCACGACCCGGGCGGAGCGCCGTCGAGCCTCGCGTTGGAGGCCGGAGAAGGCTGCGCCAGAGGACTCCGGGGAGGGCGTGCCGGCCCGATTGGGCACAGGCGAAGACGCCCACGGCCAGTCGGCCGCACCACTGGCGGCAAGAGGATCTCCCGCCTCGCTCGTCCTCGGAGTAGGAGTCATCGGGGAGGTGGGTGCCGGGTACGACGCCGTTGGAAGCGCCATTCGTGAGCCCGAGCGCCGCTGGGCTCCATGTGTCAGCGTCGGGGCCGGGTCGCCTCTGCGCCCGTGGGGGCAAGGCCGATGGTCGAGCACGGGGTGTGCCGGGAGGAGCAGCGCCGGGGCCAGGATGCCGTTGCGCCAGATGCTCGTCGCTTGTGCGACGGATCACGCGGCCGAGGGCGGTCTCCCACCATTGGACGCCGATGAGGCACCTTGCCCATGGGGCCCGAGGGTTCGACCGCCGTCGTTCTTCGCGACGAGACTGTCCCTCATAGAGGAAACAAAG GAATTCATGGCCACAGCGCGCTGCAGGGACGTCGGTCCTGAGGGCGGCCACAGTAGCGGGCACCACCACGCCGACGAACACGCGAGCGAATGA